A window of Nonomuraea angiospora genomic DNA:
TGAAAGCCGAGGCGAAGTTCCCGGTCAGGACGCCGAAGGCGCTGGGGGAGCCCGAGCGCACCACGGTGTCCGACAGGGGCCGCGTCGTGTCGATGTTCTGGCCGGGCGGCGTCCGGCTCGACCAGTTCGACGGCGGCCTCGACCCGGTGCTGTTCAAGAAGCTCGGCCCGCCCTGGCCCGACTACGCCAAGGTCGGCCCCTACCAGGCCTGGTGGATCCAGGGGGCGCACCCGCTCGGCTACCTCACCCGCCAGGACGGCACCGAGATCCCCCTGCGCCAGGCCGGCCCCACCCTCATCTGGCAGCAGGACGCCCTGAACTACCGCCTGGAAGGCGTCAAGACCAAGGAAGAGGCCGTCCGCGTCGCCGCGTCACTCGGCTGAGCCCGTCAGCCACTCGTCCACGCCCGCGAGCAGCTCCTTGCGCACCGGCTCGGGAGCCGCGGAGGCGCGCAGGGACTGGCGGGCCAGCTCGGCCAGCTCCGCGTCGCTGAAACCGTAGACGTCCCTGGTCAGCTCGTACTGGCTCAGCAGCCGCGCGCCGAACAGCAGCGGGTCGTCGGACCCCAGGGCGATCGGCACGCCCGCGTCGAACAGCCGCCGCAGCGGCACGTCGGCGGCCCGCTCGGCCACGCCCAGGCCCACGTTGGAGGTGGGGCAGACCTCGCAGCAGATCTGCCGGTCGGCCAGCCGGTGCATGAGCCGCTCGTCCTCCGCCGCCCGCACCCCGTGCCCGACCCGGTCCGCGTCCAGGTCGTCCACGCACTGCGCCACGCTGCGCGGGCCCAGCAGCTCGCCCCCGTGCGGCACGGACAGCAGCCCGCCCCGCTTGGCGATCCTGAACGCCCGCTCGAAGTCCCTGGCCGCGCCCCGCCGCTCGTCGTTGGACAGCCCGAACCCCACCACGCCCTTGCCGGCGTACTGGGTGGCGAGCCGGGCCAGCGTGTTGGCGTCGAGCGGGTGGCGGGTCCTGTTGGCCGCCACGACCACCGCGATCCCGATCCCCGCGTGCTCGGCCGCCAGGCGCGCCGCGTCCAGCGTCAGCTCCAGCGTCGCCGTCAGCCCGCCGAACCGCTGCGCGTACCCCGACGGGTCCACCTGGATCTCCAGCCACCGGGACCCGGCCGCCGCCTCGTCCTCGGCCGTCTCGCGTAGCAGCCGGTAGACGTGCTCCGGGCGGGTCAGCACGGACCTGGCGATGTCGTACAGCCGCTGGAACCTGAACCACCCGCGCTCGTCGGTGGCCCGCAGCTTGGGCGGCCAGTCCTCCTCCAGCGCGTCCGGCAGGTGCAGCCCCTGCTCCCTGGCCAGCTCGATAAGCGTGGAATGCCGCATCGATCCGGTGAAGTGCAGGTGAAGATGCGCCTTGGGCAGCGTGTTCAGGGGCCTTGCCATTTGCATATCTTGCCACTCAACCCCGGGACCGCTTCGCGCGTTGGGGAGGGCGAAAGGGGACCTTCGCTCATGACAGATGACGATGAGGCGGCCTTCGACGAGTTCCTGGCCGCCCGGAGCACCTCGCTGCTGCGCACCGCGATCCTGGTCTGCGGAGCGACCGAGCACGACGCCGAGGACCTGGTGCAGCACGCGCTGGAGAAGGTCTACCGGCACTGGCCGCGGATCAGGCGCGACAACCCGGAGGCGTACGCGCGCAAGGTCGTCGTGAACGCGGCGATCAGCAAGGCGCGGCGGCGCAAGATCGTGCAGGAGATCACCTTCGCCCGGCCGCCGGAGACCGCCGCCGACGCCCCCGACCTCGACCTGCGCCACGCGCTCATCAGGGAGCTGCGCAGGCTGCCGCCCAAGATGCGGGCCGTGCTCGTCCTGCGCTACTGGGAGGACCAGTCGGAAGGGGACACCGCGGCCCTGCTGGGCTGCTCGGCCGGGACCGTGAAGAGCCAGGCGGCGCGGGGGCTCGCCAGGATCCGCGAAAAC
This region includes:
- a CDS encoding adenosine deaminase encodes the protein MARPLNTLPKAHLHLHFTGSMRHSTLIELAREQGLHLPDALEEDWPPKLRATDERGWFRFQRLYDIARSVLTRPEHVYRLLRETAEDEAAAGSRWLEIQVDPSGYAQRFGGLTATLELTLDAARLAAEHAGIGIAVVVAANRTRHPLDANTLARLATQYAGKGVVGFGLSNDERRGAARDFERAFRIAKRGGLLSVPHGGELLGPRSVAQCVDDLDADRVGHGVRAAEDERLMHRLADRQICCEVCPTSNVGLGVAERAADVPLRRLFDAGVPIALGSDDPLLFGARLLSQYELTRDVYGFSDAELAELARQSLRASAAPEPVRKELLAGVDEWLTGSAE
- a CDS encoding SigE family RNA polymerase sigma factor, whose protein sequence is MTDDDEAAFDEFLAARSTSLLRTAILVCGATEHDAEDLVQHALEKVYRHWPRIRRDNPEAYARKVVVNAAISKARRRKIVQEITFARPPETAADAPDLDLRHALIRELRRLPPKMRAVLVLRYWEDQSEGDTAALLGCSAGTVKSQAARGLARIRENMNVAKEVTR